CACACAGCGGGCGTTGTTCCAGCACGCACCGTGCACAGCATCCCGGCGCACACCAGGCATCGCAGGCATCACCCGGCAGAGACAGCAACGCGCCCTGCCCCAGGCCTTCCCTGGcacactgcagctccccaggcacagcccgCATCCCTCAGCACACCGCGGCCCCTCTGGCCACACCCCGGATCCCCCGGCGCGCTCCTGTGCTTGCCCAACCAGCCCCACCGGTAGCACCGTCACGGCCCGATGCGGGTTAATGGGCCGGATcttgccccagcacagcctctgagCCATGCCTGGCGACCCCTGCGGACccggctgcagcccccagccccggctgccCTCGGGAGACCCgcagggatgggctctgccGGGAGCAGGGCGCCCACACCCCATCGCACCGTGCCGTGCATCCTGCCCGGCCCAGGGAGGGCACCCTGCGTGCTGCCCCGTGTGTGAccccgtgtccctgcccctccGTGCTGCCCCGTGTGTGAccccgtgtccctgcccctccgtgccctgcagcagcacggACCGGTGCCAGCGCAGCGCCCCAGGCTGCGGGACCCGAGCCCCCCCGCGTGGGACTGCAGCCTGGCCCCGCTGCCGGGACCCCGTCCTTGCAGCCTTATATGGTCGGGACCCGAAGCCCGGGCCCCGCTCgggccccccagccccaccggGCAGCCCCCCGGGGAGCGGCCCCCGGCCCTGGGTCCCCGCCGCGGGGCCCCGGTGCGGCGGCCGGTTCCCGTCAGCGCGGCTGGTTCCCCTCAGGCCCCGGCTGGATTCCAGCTCCTCCCCGGGGGCCGCCGGGAATTCCTGCGCCGACCGACGGCCCCCCTCTTCTCCCCCGCCATCCCAGCCCCGCACCCGCGAggccccgggacccccgggctgCCCTGGGGTCCCACCGCCCCGcaccggggctgtgcccatcccaggcGAGGGACGGGACCAGAGCTCCCCTAAAAGGGCAGGATCTGGGGGCACCCCCCGCTATCCCCGATCCGCGGGGACGGAGCGCTGCTCACCCCGACCCGTGCAGAGCCCCCCCGAGCCCCCAAAGCCGCACGAAAAGGCTCCACCGTGCCCGTGCCCCACGGCCGGACCGGAGGCGCCCCTCCCCGGGGACCCCGCGCTGGGGCCAGGTCCCGCCATCCCCCCGGGGCGaccgcggggccggggcagtCCCAGCCCTGCGGCCACGCCGCTGCGGCGCTGATGTGTCCGCGGTGAATACGCTGTGACCCCAGCCCAGCGTggggccgcccccagccccgcgccCCCGCAACGCCCGGACCCCCGGCCCCACGCTGCCCGCGGTCCGAGACGGGACGGGGATGCCAGAGGGTCCTGGTGCCCCTCTCCGGCAGCGCTGACCCACGCGTGATGCCGAGCAAGGACCGGCCCGCGATCCCGACCCTCCACGTGCGCCCACTGCCCGCCCGTGCCGGGCCCGGGGGTGACGCCCCCGCTTCGGggacccccgcccgccccgccgccccccgggcTGGACGTGGCACGTGCCGGTGCCTGCCCGGCGCCGGGGCTCCCGTGGCAGCGGGGTGGGGGCCGCATTCCGcgtccccgccgccgcccggtgCGTCCCGGTGCGTCCCGGTGCTCGTGGCTCCTACCTGTGCCGGCTGGCGGCCCGGGCACCGCTGTgggccgcggccgggccgggggcgagcggggcggccccgccggtGTAGAGGCTGTACCGGGAGGGGAAGTTGGCGGCCAGGGCCTGCGCGGCCAGAAGGCACGGCCAGAGCCAGGGTgccatgctgggctggggcGGCTCCGCTCGGCTCGGTCAGCCCGGTCCGGCGCGCCTCAGGACCGCATGTGGCGTCCCGTCGCGGCTCCGCGGCTCTGGGcggctcggcacggctcggctcggctctgCCCTCCCCCCGGCCGCCCCTCGGCCAGCCCCTCGCCACCAgagccgccccgccgccgctgcccgccgccgGGGTCCCCGGGGCCCCCCGCTTCCTGCCCGCCGCGGCCCCCGCCCCAGCCGCGCCGGGCACCGCggcccccgccggccccgccgccgccacaTCTGCTCCTCGTtaggccgggccggggccggggcagccAGGGAGGCCGGGCGGGGGGCCAGGGCGCGGGCGGCCAGCGAGGCGGCCGCGGCTACCGCTGCGGCACCGGCCCGCCGCGGCCATCGGTGCCCCACGGCCGCCGCTGGCACCGGCTCCGGCACCGGCTTCGCACCGTGCCCCGCGTCTCGGTGACCGCCGGTGGCCTCGGTGCTCCCGCGCTGGGCACAGCGGCCACAGGTCCCTGCACCGGCACCGCATCCTGCAGTGCCACGTCCCCGCGTGCCCGTGAGCCCGTGCCGGGCGACACGTCCCGGTGCCAGCACCGAGCCCGGTGCTGCCCCGCGCCCCCGGCCCCACCCCAACAccgtgctggggacactggggacaccggggacactgGGAACATTGGGACGGCAGCGGTCACACCGCGGCCACCCCGGGCCGCCGTGGCCCCGAGCCCACGGTGATGCCATGGCTTCCCCGGCCCTCGCGGTGACGTCACGGCCGCACGGTGACATCACGCCTTGGCCGCGGCCCCGCGGTGACGTCAGGCGCGGGAACCCCCCGCCCGCGGGGAGCGAGGGTTAAGCACAAACAGCTGGCGGCAGCTGGAGGGGGAGGGACCGCGGGAAGGGATGCGGGGGAGGGACACACCGGGAGGGGACGCGGGGCTGAGGGGGCCGGGCCTGGCCGGGGGCCGGCCGTGCCTGTGCCCGAGGGGGATGGTGGCATCGCCTCCGTGCTCCCGGGGCCGTGGGGGGCCATGGGGGGCCATAGAGATCTGtggggggctgcgggggccgTCTCTTGGCCGTGTCCCAGGGGACTCCAGCCCGCGCTGGGGCTCCGTGGCCGAGTGTGcggggcacagggatgggcccGGGGTGCGGGCAGGACCCCGGGGGGACTCGGTGCTGGGACCCCTCGAGTGGGGACCATCAACACGTGCCAGACCCCGCAGGCCACCGCAGTGTGACCCACACATCGCAGCACACCCCAGCTCCGTGTGGCCCGGCGTGCCTCCAGTACGGCCCAGCATAGCCCAGTACGGCCCAGCACAGCCCGGTACAGCCTGGTACGGCCCAgtacagcccagcagctcccagtacGGCCCAGAACAGCCCAGTACGGCCCAGTAcagtccagcagctcccagtacagcccagtacGGCCCAGTACGGCCCAGTAcagtccagcagctcccagtacagcccagtacGGCCCAGTAcagtccagcagctcccagtacggcccagcagctcccagtacggcccagcacagcccggtaccacccagcacagcccagcagctcccagtacGGCCCTGTACAGTACAGTCCAGTAGCTCCCAGTACAGCCCGGGACAGCCCAGTAcagcccggcacagcccggcagctcccagtacagcccagcATAACTCAGTACAGCCCGGTAGAGCCCGGCACAGCCCAGTACGCCCCAGTAAGTCTGTGCAAAGTCCAGTGCAGCCCATCCCCCCGaggccccgcggccccgcccgctGTCAGCAGCCGCAGCGAGCTGTCATTAGGCTCATTAGTGCTAATTAGCCGCGGCCGCCCCGaggccgcccggccccgccccgccctcGCGCCGCGCCTTGTATGGAGACGGAGCCGCCGGCGGCCGCCAGGGGGCGGGGCGAGGCAGTGGCGTCACCGCGGCGGGGAGGGGCTGGGCGCCGTGACGTCACCGCAGCCGCGAGCCCGCCGCTTAGCCGGGGCCCGGTTGCCGTGACGTCaccgccggggccgggcgccTCCCGCCGTCCCCCGCGGCCGGAAGTGGCGCGCGCAGGGAGACGTGTCcgagcggcggggccggagcgtGAGCGCGGGACACCGGGGGGAccaggcaggggagggaacCAGGGGGAGAGCGGGAACGGGACAGAGAGCGGGGCACCGTTGGGCCCAGGCTGGAACGGGAACCGGGGGGAGAGCGGGGCACCGGGCAAGAACGGGAACCGGGGGACCGGGAAGGAGCGGGAGTCGGGACACGGGGGGGAGAGCGGGAACGGGGGGACCGGGCAGGGGAGGGAACCGAAGGGAGAGCGGGGCACCGGGGGGCCCTGGGAGGAACGGGAACCGGGGGGAGAGCGGGGGACCGGGCAGGAGCGGGAGCCGGGGCAGCGGGAGgtctgggcaggggctggagccggTGCATGCCGCTTCAGCGGGTGCCGCCGGTGGCGGGTCCCCTCGCGGGATGCCAGCGTGTCCGTTCCCCCGGCCCGCAGGATGATCACGGACGTGCAGCTCGCCATCTTCGCCAACATGCTGGGCGTCTCGCTCTTCCTGCTCGTCGTGCTGTACCACTACGTGGCCGTCAACAACCCCAAGAAGCAGGAGTGAGGAGCCCGGGGAGCCCGCCCCGCCATGGCCCCGcggcgccgccgctcccgcccgtCCCGCCCggccctccctgcctccctcccgcggggccgccccgaGAGGCGCGAGCCCGAGCTTCTTCCAAACCGGCTTTAACGGAAACACGATGATACACGACAAAACCGTGTGACGTTATAACCAACACCCCgcgggaggagcggggccgggcggggctcAGCGCAGCAGCAGCGGCGCCGTGGGCAGCAGCCGGGCCAGCGGGGATCGGTGCTGCGGGGCCCCGGGGGGGGACAGCCCCGGCGCGGGCAGCGACAGAGGCGCCGCCGCGGCCTTGCCCAGGCGCTGCAGGCACGGGGCGGAGCAGGGCCGGAGCAGCTCTGCcggcgccgccgctgcccggtacggcggggccggggctcggggCGCGGGCGTCTGCCCCAGCACGGGAAGGGTCCCTCGGTGCTCAGCACCCTCGCGGGGGGTGCGGGGGCCTCCGGGCAGAGCCCTGCGGGACAGAGAGCGGTGTCAGTGGGGCACGGTGCTCCCGGCAGCCGGGGCTGTCTGCTcacccagctctccctgcctccGGGGGCTCCGCGATGAGCCCGCAACTGGCAGCAGCACCTACCCAGGCCttcctggggctctctgggcATTCAGCTTCATTGGCAGCACCTGTGGAGAGCGGGGGAAGATGATCAGTGCCAGGTGTTTGTCCCCCTTTGTCTTGGGGAAAGTGTGTGGGACAGAATTATCTGGCAGAGCCCCGCAGCTGGGGAGGCTCCAGCCCCTGAGGGGCTCCCAGTCTGTGCAGCAGCCCCCCAAGGGGCCcacccagcagagccatggggcagccccttccctgggccctgctgcacgccaggtccctgtccctccctgctggtGCCCCTGGTACCTGCAGAAGTGCCATgtcctggagctcctgcccgCCTCGCTGGGCCTCCCGTGGTTCGTGGCTGGTGCTCAGCGCTGCCCGGGTGCCCTTGGGCACGGTCCCTGTGTGACAGAGGagacagagctcagccctgctggccaGGCCTCGGGGCCATGCTGGAGtcaccagctgggctggggccgTCGTGGGGCAcagtggcacagcctggtggCACAGTGCCCTGCAGTGTCGCTGCCTGCCAGCTTTGCCAGGGCCAGGTCCCAGCACCGaggggtggccctggcagtggccGGTGCCAGCGGAGGatgggatgggcacagagctcagtcccagcctgtgctgcctgtgcagagggctctgccccagctccagccaagcTCCTGCCTTGGTGTCCCACAGCACTGGTGTGACCATGCTGGCCAGGCTTAgccaggagagaggagctgggggcacagctgtgccctctGAACCGGGCTATGTCCTGGGCCATGGCACATCTGCTcagccaggggagctggggggaaaaaggaaaaaggaaggtgTTTGGGGGCCTGGCTGCAGTGCACAGCACTGAAGGAACACACCTGAGTTGCCTCAGTTTCTGCTCACCTGGTTAAAGTCTTTATCCCAACCCAGttttctccccatcccactgaaGACATGAGGTGGGGGGCACACTGCCCACTGGGGGGAAGCCAGGGCCAGACCCCATGTGAAATAGGAGCAGGAGCCTCTGCTGGGCAGGATgggccacagcccctgctggctTCACCTGGACTAAAACAGCACAACTGGTGCCAGCCTCGGCCAGcaaggccagcagcagctgagggtgtCACTGGGGGTCTGGCAGACCCCCTcaccccagcagggacacaggtcTGGGCTCCCAGGGTGTGGCCAGGCTGCAGTGGGACACGGGGAAgaaggggggagggagggacaaGACCAGGGCAGCAGGGTCTCCACCCTACCCCAGCTCCCAAGCAcgctcagctccttcccagctgcctgggagggcagaggctggggtggcacagccagcctgaGGGCACCAGCACGGCCCTTGGAAGGCAAAGCCAGGGCTCAGAGCACCCCTGCGCCCTGATCCCCGTGCAGACACAGCGGTGCTGACAGTGCTGGGCCCCTCGTAGGTGGGGAAAAGGtggtgggagagctgggggaggcagcCAAGCtgatgccagggctgggggcgcTCTGGAGTGGCCAGGCTGGAAGCAGgacaagctgtgccagggcagagggagctctggagtggccaggctggaagcaggacgagctgtgccagggcaggggaggaagaGCTGGGTCCTGGTGCCAGTGCCAGGCAGCATGAGGGTGCAGTGTCCCTGGGGCACTCACTCTGCCGTGCCactggggagcacaggaggcagcagacCCCAGCCAGTCggtcctggggacaccagggaccggGCTCTGCCCCTCAGCTCACACAGTCTATTGCTGCTCATGCCCCCAACTGTCCCCAGTCCCttcaggctgggatggggccaGGGCTCACTCCAGGCAGGCCTGGCCAAAGGAACAGACGGAACAACGTGCCCATGAGAACATCAGCCTTTTATTTCCTCCCCACCATGTTCTCATGGCAGACAAGACACAGTCATGACAGAGGGCTGGGCAGCAAACCCCAAGCACAACACGACCGACGGACACCAGAGTAACACAGCTCAACACAAGCACAGCTTCAGGCACACAGGGAGGCACCTGCCCCagctcacagccccagcccttggagcacggtgccccagggctgagccccacagtggatgtgggcacagggctgcagggctgccactgCCTGCCCCCCACggccctgagcccctgccccaCGGTGGCCATGCAAgcacagggggcacagccagTGTCCTGCCTGACTCTGGCACCCCACTGCAGCACATCAGCCCCCAGCAGAGGGGACTCTGCATGTTGGGAACCCCCTGGTGCCCCCTGCCCGCTCACAAGTCACAACCTACTGTTGCCCAGCCAGTGCCTAAAGAGGAGAAAGGCACTTTGGTGTGTCCTTGCTGGCCTCAGGAATGCTTGGGAGCAGTGGGAAGTTGAGCAAAGGTTTTCTGTGCTGGCTTCTCCAGAAGCCCTTTGGTCCTGGCCCGGGAGGGGGGTTAGGGTtaggctgctccctgcagccccagtgcctggGGATCCCCACATGCCAGTGGcgcaggagctcagctgggctgtgccgtGCCAGCCCTGACCCCTCCTGTGGGCCAGGCCCCTCACACTCACAGCTGCACACAAagccactgtcactgtgtcagGTGCTGAGCTCCCTCACGGCcgtgctcctgcccagcagctggacaGGCGCCGCAGCAGGCGCACGAgggctccccagcctggcttaCCTCTGCCCAGGGCCGGGCTGCTGCCGCCAGCCCCGGGGCTCTGGGAGGCCACGGGCACAGCCGggggcctggggctgcccagggtgaAGCTGGGGGAGGCTCGGATCCGGGGGGAGTCCTGCTGGCTGCCCCCGCTCCCGGCGGCGCCGCTGCTGAAGCTCCTGGCACGGGGCAGCGCGTTGTCAGAGGCCGAGGTGGGCAGCCCCCTGCGGGCGTGAGAGAGGGGGGTCAGCCCAGCACGGCGAGGGGGCTCCCCTCTGCACCTGcacccaccagcacagcccagcaccgAGTGCAGAGCCCTGGACTCCTCCTCAGGAGCCGGCGaacagctggggacagacaaGGATGTCACCAGGACTGTCCCTGagagccccagggccctgcactGTACAGCACTGTCCCAGCAGCGCTGTCTCAGAGTTCCCACCCCCAGTCCCAAACCAAGGAATTGCTGAGTTTGGAAAAGGCCTTAGACACCATGGTGTCcaacccctccccagcacagcccaggccaccactgaccccaTACCTCAAgggccacatccacagggctttaAAACCCTCTGGAAATGTTgattccacccctgccctgagcagcctgtgctggacaGCCCTTTCCAGGTGGGAATTGTTCCCAAAACCCAGCCTGAActtcccctggcccagcctgaggccacttccccttgtcctgtccctgttccctgggagcagagcccgacccccacctggctccaccctgttgtcagggagctgtggagaggAGGAAGATCCCCCTGAGCTtcctcttcttcaggctgagcccctttccatctccctcagcctgtcccatcccagcccagtgctggacGTGATACAGGAGACACCTCCCAGATTACTGGGGCAGGCAAATCCCAACCAGTTCACTCGGTGCCcatctctgctgtccctgggagcagagggactGACAACCGCcgttcccagggctgggaggagctaGGGCCAGGCCAGGTGACCCTGGCAGGTGACTCACTTGGGGACATTTATCATCTCTAAGTGCCGTTATCCTGCAGCTCCCACGCTCGCCCCAGCCAGCCCTTACGTGGAGCTCCTGGGGGGGGTCCTGGCACCTCCTCTCCTCCGCGGGCCCCCGGCGGTGCCGCGCAGCCCCCGCACGTGCTTCAGCATCCAGGCACGCAGGTTGCCCAGGCAGGTGTGCTCCGAGAGCACGATCCGCGGCCAGGGGTTGCACTCGGCCATGTCCAGGGCTGCCACCGCCACCGCCCGGCCCACCTGCCCGGGACACGGCACACGTGAGGGGGCACTGGGGTCAGGGGGAATGGGACAGCGTGGGGCACGGGTGAGGGGCATCGGgggacagcaggaacagcagagtGTGCGGCACAAGCACTGGGCCCAGTGAGAAGGGGAGCACAGGAAGAGGGGAAGCACGGGGGATGAaagggggacacagggaaggaaggatacagtggggggcactggggaggggagcagTAGTGAGGGGCTCACAGCGAGAAGAATCCACCAGGAGAAAAGGGGCATGAGAGGAGATGAGGGCATCAGGAAGGGGATGCCAGGGAGGGAGAATGCCAGGGAGTGGGGGCACTGGGAgtgggggcactggggagaggggcagctcCCTAGAGCTTGGGACAGCAAAGcaaggggagggaagaagccGCAGCCCCAGTCCAGCCCACCCTCGGGATGTCACTCCCCCTGCAGGCTGGCCTGGGCCCCGTACCTGCTCGAAGAGCTCCACGGTGTAGCGGGAGGGGaaggcgggcggcggcggggggctgGCACGGCCGTTGTCATGGCAGGCCCCCGGGATGCTGTTCACCGAGCGCCCCGTGTTGTAGTTGCACTCCAGGGTGTAGCTGTGGGGCACGAGGGAGCCCCTGTTACCCACAAACccgcagcagggctggggttaTCCCGCATTATTCCCCTGGCAGAGCCACTTCAGCAGATTCAGGGCACTGGAAAGGGGATCCCACCACACCAGGGAGGGGGTCCTGCTCCAAAGGACACAGAagtgcagggaaaggggcagggTTTTGAGGAGAGCCCCCTCTGACAGCAGGAACGGCCCACGCCCTGTGTGGGGATGCACGGATGTACCAGAGATCAGCAGGATGGGAATTCGGGGTGGATGTCTGAGAGTGGCACCCGAAGTGCCAAGTCCCTGTGAGGAGACCTCTTGGTCACCTCTGGAAGGTGATGGGGAATGGGGGGGTCCCTGATGGGTAGAGAAAGGGAATTATCTACTGTCACCACCAACAATTCAGGGAGTGGGCAGCTACAGTCTTCCCCTGACCCTCAAGGTGCCTTGGAGCACTTTCTTCTGGAGGATGAGAAGTGTGGGCtaggagctgccagctgggatggCTCCCATCTGTCCCACTGGTCCCATGTGTCCcactgcagggccagcacagcagaaaacctgagcagctctgtcccagtcTGCCTGGGGCCCACACATGCACTGGGAGCACTCCCAGCACTTTTTGGGATGTTGCTGTTGGATCAACagcttgggctgctccaggtcAGCCACAGAGCAAAGCTCCCCAGTGACCCAAG
This sequence is a window from Molothrus ater isolate BHLD 08-10-18 breed brown headed cowbird chromosome 32, BPBGC_Mater_1.1, whole genome shotgun sequence. Protein-coding genes within it:
- the OST4 gene encoding dolichyl-diphosphooligosaccharide--protein glycosyltransferase subunit 4, which gives rise to MITDVQLAIFANMLGVSLFLLVVLYHYVAVNNPKKQE